In the genome of Gemmatimonadaceae bacterium, the window CGCGGACGTGGTGATCGTCAACGCCGCCCAGCCCGGTGTGATTGACTTGGGGAATCGCCGTGTCGATCTAGTGGGCTTGCATGGCCACACGCGCAGCGATCTGGCCCTGGTCGACGAGGATGCCGGTATCACCTTCGCGGGCGATCTGCTGTGGAATGGCATGTTCCCCAACTTCGTCGATGCAACCCCCACGCAGCTGTCGGTGTCTATCAAACATCTGGCCGCACGAACGCGCGACGCGTTTGTGCCCGGACATGGCGCCACGGCGGATACCGCGAGTGTCGCGCGCTACATCAACCTGCTGGCTGATCTCGAAGCGACCGCGCGACGTGGGCACGCGGCCGGTCGATCGGCGGCGGAAGCGGCGACCGGGTATGTCGTGCCGGCGGCGCTTGGCGAATGGATGGCCAGTCAGGTTGGCGTCGAACGGGCCATGACGGCGTGGTATCGGGAATTGGACGCGTCGAGGTAACGCCGCTTCACCCAGGACTCAGCTGCCTGTGACGCGGGAACGATGCCGTCAGATCGATATGCTGTTGTAGGAAACCGACGCCACACAGCGCCTCGTGCGCACGTGCGTGCGTCCGGCGCCCGACAGTGGACGAGCGCTCCCGGTCTCGTATCCGTCGGCGCACGCGCGACGGCTGCCAACCACGACCCGCGCTCCCCTCCTGCCTGGGCCCGCCGTTGGAGTGCGTCCGGGCAGCGCGGGGTGTCGTGGTTTGATGTGCTGAACGCGGACGGACGCTACCTCCGGACCGTGATGGTGCCAGCCGATTGTACGACGCTCCCCGCGCCGGTGGTGCGCAATGGCGTGATGGCCTGCGTGCAACTGGCCCCCGAAACCGATGCCGAAACCGTGGTGATCGCCAGGATTCCGGGGCGTCGATAGCTGAACGCCCGTTGAGGCGCGGCGCGCTGGCGCACCGGACGGCGTCAGGCCATGTTCGTCGTGATCGGTCAGTGAACCAACTCGCGCGATGGGCGCGCGACGTGCGTTCCGGCCCCAGGGAGACTTGCTCGTGATGGCCGTAAATCGACCGATGTTGCGACAGGCCGCGTGGCGCCGGCGCCTATCCGTTGTGCGCGGGGCGCTGGCCGTCGGCGCATGGGTGTTGGGTGCACTGGCGGCACCTTCGCTCCACGCGCAGGATGCGCGGCCCACGGTCAAGGTGCCGTTCCCCACCGATCCCATGGCGTCCGTGCCAAAGTTGCCCGCGATGATTGCGACCAAGGGCAGTGAACTGGCCGACGTCGTCGAGCGCTTTCAGACCGATCAAGGGGCCGTGAGCCGGCGCTACGATGGCGTGGATTCTCCGGAGCAGCGCAAACGCGTGCGGGGGTTTGCCACCGCGTGGCGAGACCGCTTGCGCGAGATCGACTTCGACAAGCTGTCGCAGGAAGGCAAGGCCGACTACGTGTTGCTCGACAACCACCTGCGCTATCAGCAGGAGTTGGCAGACCGTCAGGAAAAAATGCGTGGCGAGATGACGCCGCTGCTGCCGTTTACGGACCGTTTGTTGGGGTTGCACGACGCGCGGCGCAATCTGGTGTCCATTGATGGGCAAAGCGCCGCGCGCACGTTGGCCGAGGTGACCAAGCAGATCGACAGCCTCCGGGCGCTTTTCGAGGTACCGGCGGGGCGTGGTGGCGGTGCGGGGGTCGCGGCCGACAGCGGTGCGAAGCCGCGGGCGCCAGCGCCCAAGGTCTCGCGCACAGTCGGCAATCGCGCCGCGGACAATCTCGACGCCGTGCGCAATCTCATCGGGCAGTGGTTCCGATTCTACGATGGCTATGATCCGCTCTTTTCCTGGTGGGCCGCCAGTCCATATCAGAAGCTTGAAGAATCGATGCAGCGGTATGCGCAGACGATTCGGCAGCGGGTCGTGGGCATCCCCGTGTCAGCGACCGTCGCTGTTGCCGGCGGTGCGGGGCGTGGTGGCGCCGCAGCCGGTGGCGGTGGTGGACGAGGCGGTGCGCCCGCCAGCGACAACACCGGTCCCATCATCGGCGATCCGATTGGCGCCGAAGGACTCGCCGTCGATCTGCGTCACGAAATGATTCCGTACACCGCGCCGGAACTCATCGCGATTGCGGAAAAGGAGTATGCGTTCAGCCTGAGTGAAGCCAAGAAGGCCGCTCGTGAAATGGGCTTTGGCGACGACTGGAAGGCCGCAATGGAGAAAGTGAAGAACACGTATGTGGAACCCGGCAAGCAGCCCGATCTCATTCGGGACCTGGCGCGCCAGGCCGAGGCATTCTTCGACCAGCACGACTGGATCACGATTCCGGCCCTGGCGCGCGAAGACTGGCGCATGGAGATGATGACGCCGGAGCGCCAGCGCGTCGCGCCGTTCTTTCTTGGGGGCGACCTGATCCAGGTGTCGTATCCCACCGACGACATGACGGACGAAGAGAAGCTGATGAGTCTGCGGGGCAACAATCCGCACTTCTCCCATGCCACCGTGTTTCATGAGCTCAATCCCGGCCATCATTTGCAGGGCTTCATGGCGGCACGCTACAACTCGCACCGCCGCCTGTTCGCCACGCCGTTCTGGAACGAAGGCCAGTCGTTGTATTGGGAGATGTTTCTGTGGGATCACGATTTCCACGTGACGCCGGAAGATCGCATCGGCGCGTTGTTCTGGCGCATGCACCGAAGCGCCCGCATCATCTTTTCGCTCAACTTTCACCTGGGCAAGATGAATCCGGAGCAGGCCATTCAATTTCTGATTGACACAGTGAATTTCGAAAGGGCCAACGCCGAAGGAGAAGTGCGCCGATCGTTCAATGGCAGCTATTCACCAACCTATCAAGCGGCGTACATGTTGGGCGGTCTGGAGCTTCGTGCGCTGTACAAGGAAGTCGTGATGACGAAGAAGATGACGGACCGTGAGTTCCACGACGCCGTGATTCAGGGCGGACCCATGCCGATCGCCATGATCCGGGCGCGTCTGCTGAAGCTGCCGTTGACCCGTGACGGCGCGACGCCGTGGCGATTCGCCGACGACTTGCCGCCGCCGCGCCCGTTTCCGGTAAAGGCCGCCAGGTAGCGCCCCGACATGGCCTCGCCACCGGATATTGCCGGTCGACTGCGTCGTACGATGCATGGGCCCATGTGGCATGGGCCCAGCCTCCTGGAGGCCATGGGTGATCTTCCAGCAGGTCGAGCAGCGGAATCGCCGATCGACGGTGCGCATTCGGTGTGGGAGCTGGTGCTGCACATTGCGGCCTGGGCCGAAATCGCGCATGCGCGTTTGCAGGGCACACCATGGCGGGATCCAAGCAACGCAGAGGATTTTCCGCCGCCGACGAGGGGCGAGGTCGGTGCCTGGTCGCGGGACATCGCGCGCGCGGTCGGTGCGTACGAGTCGCTGGCCGCCGCCGTGGAGGCACTTTCAGCTGATGCGCTTGACGAACTGGTGATTGGGCAACCCTACTCGCGCGCCGAGATGCTGCATGGCGTCGTTGAGCACGGCGTCTACCACGCCGGGCAGATTGTGCTGCTGCGCCGATGCATGGCCCGTTGATCCGTCGTGCCCTTGGCCCCCTCGCCGTGTGCGTGTGGGCGTGCGACACGCCGTCCCACGGGGGCGCCGC includes:
- a CDS encoding DUF885 family protein; translated protein: MMAVNRPMLRQAAWRRRLSVVRGALAVGAWVLGALAAPSLHAQDARPTVKVPFPTDPMASVPKLPAMIATKGSELADVVERFQTDQGAVSRRYDGVDSPEQRKRVRGFATAWRDRLREIDFDKLSQEGKADYVLLDNHLRYQQELADRQEKMRGEMTPLLPFTDRLLGLHDARRNLVSIDGQSAARTLAEVTKQIDSLRALFEVPAGRGGGAGVAADSGAKPRAPAPKVSRTVGNRAADNLDAVRNLIGQWFRFYDGYDPLFSWWAASPYQKLEESMQRYAQTIRQRVVGIPVSATVAVAGGAGRGGAAAGGGGGRGGAPASDNTGPIIGDPIGAEGLAVDLRHEMIPYTAPELIAIAEKEYAFSLSEAKKAAREMGFGDDWKAAMEKVKNTYVEPGKQPDLIRDLARQAEAFFDQHDWITIPALAREDWRMEMMTPERQRVAPFFLGGDLIQVSYPTDDMTDEEKLMSLRGNNPHFSHATVFHELNPGHHLQGFMAARYNSHRRLFATPFWNEGQSLYWEMFLWDHDFHVTPEDRIGALFWRMHRSARIIFSLNFHLGKMNPEQAIQFLIDTVNFERANAEGEVRRSFNGSYSPTYQAAYMLGGLELRALYKEVVMTKKMTDREFHDAVIQGGPMPIAMIRARLLKLPLTRDGATPWRFADDLPPPRPFPVKAAR
- a CDS encoding DinB family protein, with protein sequence MASPPDIAGRLRRTMHGPMWHGPSLLEAMGDLPAGRAAESPIDGAHSVWELVLHIAAWAEIAHARLQGTPWRDPSNAEDFPPPTRGEVGAWSRDIARAVGAYESLAAAVEALSADALDELVIGQPYSRAEMLHGVVEHGVYHAGQIVLLRRCMAR